Proteins encoded within one genomic window of Streptomyces sp. NBC_00523:
- a CDS encoding substrate-binding domain-containing protein, with protein sequence MPRSRTASRARRSLSDIRTVAVLAAAGLLLTGCTAAGKAGGSDSAKSADDAAVKVGLVYSRTGLLADYGKQYRDGFMAGLDYATKGTREVAGHRIEVTEQDDAGDPGKAVSAAKNLIGKGYKVLAGTTDSGVALQMAPLAAQNKVLYVSGPAATDAVTGINDYTFRSGRQSYQDILTAGTMLGDAKGKKVTVLAQDSTFGQANVAAVKAVLGGKGAKVGSVLAPPSATDLTPFARQVKAGGPDLVFVAWAGSTAPALWTALDQQGVLGASKVVTGLAGTASYPIFGAAGSKVSFLAHYFPGAGGNNAVEKAMLDAVKKDGGKPDLFTPDGFTAAQMIVHAVEEGSATDTAAMVKALEGWSFDGVKGQTRVRGEDHALLQPMFVARLDGKGKTAEPKLLDTEQLDAVAPPVKPAAG encoded by the coding sequence ATGCCCCGCAGCCGTACCGCCAGCAGAGCCCGCAGATCCCTCAGTGACATCCGTACCGTCGCCGTCCTGGCCGCAGCCGGCCTGCTGCTGACGGGCTGCACCGCCGCCGGGAAGGCGGGCGGGTCCGACTCCGCGAAGTCCGCCGACGACGCGGCCGTCAAGGTCGGCCTGGTCTACTCCAGGACCGGGCTCCTCGCCGACTACGGCAAGCAGTACCGCGACGGCTTCATGGCCGGGCTCGACTACGCCACCAAGGGCACCCGCGAGGTCGCCGGACACCGCATCGAGGTCACCGAGCAGGACGACGCGGGCGACCCGGGCAAGGCGGTCTCCGCCGCGAAGAACCTCATCGGCAAGGGCTACAAGGTGCTGGCCGGCACCACCGACTCCGGCGTCGCGCTCCAGATGGCCCCGCTCGCCGCGCAGAACAAGGTGCTGTACGTCAGCGGACCGGCCGCCACCGACGCGGTGACCGGGATCAACGACTACACCTTCCGCTCGGGCCGCCAGTCCTACCAGGACATCCTCACGGCGGGCACGATGCTCGGCGACGCCAAGGGCAAGAAGGTCACGGTGCTCGCCCAGGACTCCACCTTCGGCCAGGCCAACGTGGCCGCCGTGAAGGCGGTGCTCGGCGGGAAGGGCGCCAAGGTCGGCTCGGTGCTGGCGCCGCCCAGCGCGACGGACCTGACGCCGTTCGCCCGGCAGGTCAAGGCGGGCGGCCCCGACCTGGTCTTCGTCGCCTGGGCCGGCTCCACCGCCCCGGCGCTGTGGACCGCCCTCGACCAGCAGGGCGTGCTCGGCGCGAGCAAGGTCGTCACCGGCCTGGCCGGCACCGCCTCGTACCCGATCTTCGGCGCGGCCGGGTCCAAGGTGTCGTTCCTGGCGCACTACTTCCCGGGCGCGGGCGGGAACAACGCCGTGGAGAAGGCGATGCTGGACGCGGTGAAGAAGGACGGCGGCAAGCCCGACCTGTTCACGCCGGACGGCTTCACGGCCGCCCAGATGATCGTGCACGCCGTCGAGGAGGGCAGCGCCACCGACACCGCCGCGATGGTGAAGGCCCTGGAGGGCTGGAGCTTCGACGGGGTCAAGGGACAGACCCGGGTGCGCGGCGAGGACCACGCGCTGCTCCAGCCGATGTTCGTGGCCAGGCTGGACGGCAAGGGCAAGACCGCCGAGCCGAAGCTGCTGGACACCGAGCAGCTGGACGCCGTCGCGCCGCCCGTGAAGCCCGCGGCGGGCTGA